In one Fusarium falciforme chromosome 5, complete sequence genomic region, the following are encoded:
- a CDS encoding CFEM domain-containing protein, whose translation MSNYLQSWFIQPCLVKGLENGNCTLTAISECMCTNITVQAELSECVQLSCPFKDQAVASTLSNQICVGYPIESRAQQVKAAAIACAAVTFPIVILRCVARLMVTKRLWWDDWTALVATTQNTDLGFGLHFWNVDVANAKTIFQIFYATQILYILIQVSAKASLLAFYSRVFTSRTFRIAVWSAAAFLIGHGVIFLGLVIFQCTPIASVWNRNIEAKCLNLTAIGYAGAVFSIVEDIAILILPIPELLKLQLGGRKKAALLFMFSIGSFACVTSMVRLKYLVSFASTLDATWDNVYVVIWSMIELSCALICASLPALRPLIQMLPGVLSTARGSSVKHTTDTSRRNVNTHPRVSARTENPQRIKGEMSNHGKVGDAYLDIEPSSRGGSYELETVASERRMV comes from the exons ATGTCTAACTACTTGCAGAGCTGGTTTATC CAACCATGTCTCGTCAAGGGACTTGAGAATGGAAACTGTACCCTCACAGCCATATCCGAGTGCATGTGCACCAACATCACTGTTCAAGCCGAGCTTTCAGAATGCGTGCAACTCTCCTGTCCGTTCAAAGACCAAGCTG TTGCCTCCACATTATCGAATCAAATATGCGTCGGGTATCCCATCGAGTCACGAGCACAACAGGTCAAGGCCGCTGCTATCGCCTGTGCAGCAGTGACATTTCCCATCGTCATCCTACGATGCGTTGCGCGACTCATGGTGACCAAGAGGCTATGGTGGGACGACTGGACAGCCCTTGTAGCAACG ACCCAAA ACACAGACCTCGGATTCGGTCTTCATTTTTGGAACGTCGATGTCGCAAACGCCAAAACCATCTTTCAG ATATTCTACGCGACCCAGATACTGTACATTCTAATCCAAGTCTCGGCCAAAGCATCCCTACTCGCCTTCTACTCACGAGTATTCACGAGTCGCACCTTTCGAATCGCTGTCTGGTCAGCAGCCGCCTTCCTCATCGGCCACGGCGTCATCTTCTTGGGTTTGGTCATATTCCAGTGCACCCCTATCGCTTCAGTCTGGAACCGGAATATCGAGGCTAAATGTCTGAATCTTACCGCCATCGGTTACGCTGGTGCTGTCTTTAGTATTGTTGAGGATATTGCCATCCTCATACTGCCGATTCCCGAATTGTTGAAGCTACAGCTTGGGGGACGGAAGAAGGCAGCCTTGTTGTTCATGTTCAGCATAGGGTCCTT TGCCTGCGTCACATCGATGGTGCGTTTAAAGTATCTGGTCAGCTTTGCCAGCACCCTCGATGCCACTT GGGACAATGTCTATGTCGTTATCTGGTCCATGATTGAACTATCTTGCGCCTTAATCTGCGCTAGTCTCCCGGCACTACGGCCTCTAATACAAATGCTGCCAGGAGTTTTAAGCACAGCCAGGGGATCTTCGGTCAAGCACACGACAGATACCAGTCGACGAAATGTGAATACTCATCCCAGAGTTTCCGCACGGACAGAAAATCCTCAGAGAATCAAGGGAGAGATGAGCAACCATGGAAAGGTGGGGGATGCATACCTGGATATCGAGCCTAGTAGTAGGGGCGGGAGCTATGAGTTGGAGACAGTTGCAAGCGAGAGGCGGATGGTTTAA
- a CDS encoding MFS domain-containing protein, with protein MMTYQMRAVYPQNATDIVLVDCSRKLLVTFQICILNFGIYIGSSIYTPGELSVMEEFGANEIVATLGLSLFVLGYSLGPMLFSPMSETPQIGRSRIYFWTLFAFVLLELPTGYATNMAMLLVFRFLTGFLVVQFSQPEGRQSWTCTLQWRCLMGPLIRGFAAQAKGWRWTIWELTWLCAAVLTMIFFLMPETSQANILYRRAKRLRAVTGDSRLKSQSEIDAEGVTVKDNLIVLARAFTLTFSEPVVFFLDLYCALIYGILYLWFESFPLVFGDTYGFNIGLQGLVFLGIFVGGVLTLPCYLY; from the exons ATGATGACATACCAGATGAGAGCGGTTTACCCCCAGAACGCCACGGATATTGTTCTTGTCGATTG CTCGCGCAAGCTCCTGGTGACGTTTCAAATTTGCATCCTCAACTTTGGCATCTACATCGGGAGCTCCATCTACACGCCCGGTGAACTAAGTGTCATGGAAGAGTTCGGTGCCAATGAGATTGTGGCGACACTTGGACTCTCGCTGTTTGTTCT TGGTTACAGCCTTGGCCCCATGCTCTTTTCGCCCATGTCTGAAACGCCACAGATTGGTCGGAGCAGGATTTACTTCTGGACCCTCTTCGCCTTTGTCTTGTTGGAACTGCCGACGGGTTATGCCACAAACATGGCCATGCTGCTCGTCTTTCGATTTCTGACGGGCTTCTTGGTGGTCCAGTTCTCGCAACCGGAGGGGCGACAATCATGGACATGTACCCTCCAGTGGAGGTGCC TCATGGGTCCTCTCATCCGAGGCTTCGCTGCCCAGGCTAAAGGTTGGCGCTGGACTATCTGGGAGCTGACCTGGCTTTGCGCTGCAGTCCTGACCATGATATTCTTCTTGATGCCCGAGACCAGCCAAGCCAACATTCTCTACCGAAGGGCGAAGCGATTGAGAGCTGTGACGGGTGATTCGAGGCTGAAGAGCCAGTCAGAGATCGATGCCGAAGGAGTCACTGTCAAGGATAATCTCATTGTCTTGGCAAGGGCTTTTACTCTGACGTTTTCCGAGCCGGTCGTATTCTTTTTGGACCTTTATTGCGCACTCATATACGGCATTCTTTACCTTTGGTTTGAATCATTCCCATTGGTATTTGGGGACACCTATGGGTTCAACATTGGTCTTCAAGGGCTTGTCTTTCTCGGCATTTTCGTTGGAGGAGTTCTCACCTTGCCCTGCTACCTATACTAG
- a CDS encoding Reverse transcriptase domain-containing protein → MKCASELGVTFSPEKYNLMHFKRPYSRGPDCALIPKIPGFSKKPEAHLRILGVEVDKGLRWEEHIQERKSKVKAEMNHLLRISGSIWGPKLKTMKQLYVTKIRPIITYACGSWFIPIHKEVNWGISQKRLGILESLQYQCLLQISGAMRGTSRIVLEKELNIDSIRVTLCRLAATHRAKMIDTPDHDALVKARTSLSKPDDDRAHPYTLLDLGGRHLRQRTWKGMVAELGEAKAAANWSDPKERNKALKAYCMGDTFRGSEAMWDEYRQKRAQKHATVPPAMKGPWGADAFLRCYSDLPRAQTSILLQCRTGVIGLNDYLFSIKQVDSPQCPCGKGRHTAFHLFTQCERLRGPRAALTEKVGHNDFYRLLIEQPKAASDWAITHFDLNQYVWPRENGPSDVAEE, encoded by the exons ATGAAATGCGCAAGCGAGTTGGGAGTCACATTCTCACCCGAAAAGTACAACCTCATGCACTTCAAACGACCATATTCTCGTGGGCCCGATTGTGCACTGATTCCAAAGATCCCCGGCTTCAGCAAAAAGCCCGAGGCACACCTGAGGatacttggtgttgaggtcgACAAGGGACTACGCTGGGAAGAACATATTCAAGAG CGAAAgagcaaggtcaaggccgagatgaaTCACCTGCTCCGAATCTCAGGCTCCATCTGGGGACCTAAGCTGAAGACCATGAAGCAGCTCTACGTCACCAAGATCCGACCCATCATCACGTATGCATGTGGATCATGGTTCATACCTATCCACAAGGAGGTGAACTGGGGGATCTCCCAGAAGAGACTCGGCATTCTCGAGTCACTGCAGTATCAGTGCTTGCTGCAGATCTCTGGAGCGATGAGGGGCACCTCTCGAATCGTTCTGGAAAAGGAGCTGAACATTGACAGTATTCGAGTGACTCTTTGCCGGCTGGCGGCAACGCACAGGGCCAAGATGATCGACACCCCCGACCACGACGCCCTCGTCAAGGCTAGAACAAGCCTTAGCAAACCGGATGATGACCGGGCTCATCCCTACACGCTCCTCGATTTGGGTGGGAGACACCTCAGACAGCGAACTTGGAAGGGCATGGTGGCTGAGCTAggtgaggccaaggcagccgCGAACTGGAGTGATCCAAAGGAGAGAAACAAAGCCTTGAAGGCATACTGCATGGGGGACACTTTTAGAGGGAGCGAGGCTATGTGGGATGAGTATCGTCAAAAACGAGCCCAGAAGCACGCGACGGTGCCTCCAGCGATGAAAGGTCCCTGGGGGGCCGACGCCTTTCTCAGATGCTACAGTGATCTCCCCCGCGCCCAAACCAGCATTCTGCTACAGTGCAGAACCGGGGTGATTGGTCTGAACGACTATCTGTTCTCGATAAAG CAAGTCGACTCACCTCAATGCCCTTGTGGGAAGGGCAGGCACACCGCCTTTCACCTCTTCACTCAGTGTGAAAGGCTTCGAGGACCAAGGGCTGCGCTGACCGAGAAGGTTGGCCACAACGACTTTTATAGGCTACTCATTGAGCAGCCCAAGGCCGCGAGCGACTGGGCCATCACCCACTTTGACCTGAACCAGTACGTCTGGCCTCGGGAAAATGGCCCATCCGACGTGGCTGAGGAGTAG